In Malus sylvestris chromosome 16, drMalSylv7.2, whole genome shotgun sequence, the following are encoded in one genomic region:
- the LOC126609207 gene encoding uncharacterized protein LOC126609207 encodes MVTSSSGGDLRAPIFNGINYDFWSIKMKTIFKSHDLWNLVDKGYETVETENDSSDEDQQSVRKIAMKVNETRDAKALGIIQGAVSDEIFPRISNFETSKTAWDVLQQEFRGDKKVRSVKLQCLRRDFEYTRMNDGEALSVYLTRLTDIVNQMKTLGEELTNQRLVQKILISLPKSYDSIASIIEETKDLDSIEVQEVIGTLKGYEQRLNMHSENLAEKAFTSLSVTERDSSYRGQGSNSNQKKLWKGKGKKWDNNHTSQSKSESSSESTKTKCKICDKLHYGVCWFKGKPKCTKCDRFGHLAKDCNPRRNQVVNYAHRAEEEEVNVFYACSVAKTENKKGIWYIDSGCSNHMTAYESLLINIDRSFNCRVKMGNGQLVEATGKGTLVL; translated from the coding sequence ATGGTTACTTCGAGCAGTGGAGGAGATCTGAGGGCTCCTATTTTCAATGGGATCAACTACGACTTTTGGTCCATCAAGATGAAGACCATATTCAAATCACATGATCTCTGGAATTTGGTGGACAAGGGTTATGAAACTGTAGAAACTGAAAATGATTCTAGCGATGAAGATCAACAGTCTGTGAGGAAGATAGCAATGAAAGTTAATGAAACAAGAGATGCAAAAGCTCTTGGTATCATTCAAGGGGCAGTGTCTGATGAGATCTTTCCTCGAATCTCAAACTTTGAAACCTCCAAGACTGCATGGGATGTTCTTCAACAAGAATTTCGTGGTGATAAAAAGGTTAGGTCTGTCAAACTACAATGTTTAAGAAGAGATTTTGAGTACACTAGGATGAATGATGGTGAAGCTCTATCTGTTTATTTAACAAGATTGACTGATATTGTGAATCAAATGAAAACTCTTGGTGAAGAACTGACAAATCAAAGATTAGTGCAAAAGATACTTATTAGCTTGCCTAAATCTTATGATTCCATCGCATCTATTATAGAAGAAACTAAAGACCTTGACTCCATTGAGGTTCAAGAAGTGATTGGTACATTGAAAGGCTATGAGCAGAGGTTAAATATGCATTCTGAAAACTTAGCTGAAAAGGCTTTTACTAGCCTAAGTGTGACTGAGAGAGATAGCAGTTACAGGGGTCAGGGGAGCAActcaaatcaaaagaaattatggaaaggaaaagggaagaaatGGGACAACAACCATACTTCACAATCAAAATCAGAATCTAGCAGTGAGTCTACCAAAACCAAGTGTAAAATCTGTGACAAATTACACTATGGTGTTTGCTGGTTCAAGGGAAAACCCAAATGCACCAAGTGTGACAGATTTGGCCATCTAGCAAAAGATTGTAATCCAAGAAGGAACCAAGTTGTCAACTATGCACATAGAGCAGAAGAAGAGGAAGTAAATGTCTTTTATGCTTGTAGTGTtgcaaaaactgaaaacaagaAAGGAATCTGGTATATTGACAGTGGATGCAGTAATCACATGACTGCATATGAATCCTTACTGATCAACATTGACAGAAGCTTCAATTGCAGAGTTAAAATGGGGAATGGACAACTAGTGGAAGCTACTGGAAAAGGAACTCTTGTTCTATAG
- the LOC126609208 gene encoding secreted RxLR effector protein 161-like codes for MENCNPVGTPIKPRLKLTSDLDGDRVGSTYFKQIVGSLMYLTATWPDIMYAMCLISRYMERPTELHLRATKRVFRYLKGTTDFGIFYKKKGRSVLTGFTDSDYAGDLDDRRSTSGHVFMMGSGTISWASKKQQVVTLSTTEAEFIVAATSACQAIWLRMIL; via the coding sequence ATGGAGAATTGTAATCCAGTTGGGACTCCAATTAAACCGAGATTGAAGCTCACAAGTGATCTTGATGGAGATAGGGTTGGTAGTACTTATTTCAAACAAATTGTTGGAAGTTTAATGTACTTGACAGCCACTTGGCCCGATATTATGTATGCAATGTGTCTGATTAGCAGGTATATGGAAAGACCAACGGAGCTGCATCTCAGAGCTACTAAAAGAGTGTTTCGTTACTTGAAGGGAACAACGGATTTTGGTATTTTCTACAAGAAAAAGGGAAGATCTGTTTTGACTGGTTTCACTGACAGCGATTATGCTGGTGATTTAGATGATAGGCGGAGTACATCCGGCCATGTGTTTATGATGGGTTCAGGTACCATATCATGGGCATCAAAGAAGCAACAGGTTGTTACTTTGTCCACAACTGAAGCAGAGTTCATAGTTGCAGCAACTTCTGCATGTCAAGCAATTTGGTTGAGAATGATTCTTTAA